A part of Candidatus Babeliaceae bacterium genomic DNA contains:
- a CDS encoding ABC-F family ATP-binding cassette domain-containing protein, producing the protein MIQLQNITLDLGIAKIFEDVNCVFQAGDKVGVIGRNGAGKSTLLKVIAGVIKPTEGRISIEKGARIAYLPQEEILASTLNVFDEAFSAFADISEIHKKIQHIEELITRQECTPELLDDYSDLQLKAQEFDQPAAVKETNAVLTGLGFTPNMIEKSVSELSTGWKMRLALAKLLLTDADMFLFDEPTNHLDIVTQQWFLRKLHSMRQGFLLVSHDRMYLEKACTTIFEIERGRGKYYRGNLQAYLQEKKNQQDIACSTRARQEREIAQKQATIEQFRAGTRARQAQALIKQVERITLVEVEPPLPVVNFQFLVPQRPGAVILTFNNIAYGFNEKELFNSVSGEIQRGERVALVAANGVGKTTLLNCFMGTYKPTAGTIQFGHNVQQAFFEQNQADVLNPKKTILQEVSDACPLQKESEIRKMLGSFLFSGDDVHKKIDVLSGGEKNRVAMTKMLLKNANFFILDEPTNHLDLYIKDILCQALLAYQGTILFVSHDAHFVNRLATRIVELTPTGARSYLGTYEEFCAAQRMQLSQERTSTSTTPLKKTSPCGESADKIAMRKKVVDLERAINKYEHDERRIQDKLSAATYGTEEYNKAVARLLEIKKSLEIAQTDWESALTFIQAD; encoded by the coding sequence ATGATACAGTTACAAAATATTACGCTCGATTTGGGCATTGCTAAGATCTTTGAAGACGTGAATTGCGTGTTCCAGGCGGGGGATAAAGTTGGAGTCATAGGGCGCAATGGCGCTGGGAAGTCGACGTTGCTTAAGGTTATCGCCGGGGTTATTAAGCCGACAGAAGGACGAATAAGCATCGAAAAGGGTGCGCGTATAGCCTATTTACCACAAGAAGAGATTCTTGCATCAACCCTTAATGTCTTTGACGAAGCATTTTCTGCATTTGCCGATATTTCTGAGATACATAAAAAAATACAGCATATAGAAGAATTGATTACTCGGCAGGAATGTACTCCTGAATTATTAGATGATTATTCTGATCTACAATTAAAGGCCCAAGAATTCGATCAGCCGGCAGCAGTTAAAGAAACTAATGCCGTACTGACGGGGCTTGGGTTTACACCCAATATGATTGAAAAATCAGTGTCTGAGCTCAGTACTGGTTGGAAGATGCGGCTTGCATTGGCAAAATTATTATTGACTGATGCGGATATGTTTCTGTTTGATGAACCGACCAACCACCTTGATATTGTGACGCAGCAATGGTTTTTGCGCAAATTGCATTCTATGAGGCAGGGTTTTTTGCTCGTGAGTCACGACAGGATGTATCTTGAAAAAGCATGTACCACTATTTTTGAAATAGAGCGGGGCCGGGGTAAATATTATCGAGGTAATTTGCAGGCGTATCTGCAAGAAAAAAAGAATCAACAGGACATTGCCTGTTCAACGAGAGCTCGGCAAGAACGAGAAATTGCTCAAAAGCAAGCAACGATTGAGCAATTTAGGGCGGGTACTCGCGCTCGCCAAGCTCAGGCGTTAATAAAGCAAGTAGAACGTATTACTTTAGTCGAAGTTGAGCCGCCGTTGCCGGTTGTTAACTTCCAGTTTTTGGTGCCACAACGACCAGGAGCAGTTATTTTGACGTTTAATAATATTGCTTATGGATTTAATGAAAAAGAACTTTTCAATTCTGTTTCTGGAGAAATTCAGCGTGGTGAACGGGTGGCGCTCGTTGCTGCAAATGGCGTTGGGAAAACTACATTACTTAATTGTTTTATGGGAACTTATAAGCCGACAGCTGGTACGATACAATTTGGACATAATGTGCAACAAGCTTTTTTTGAACAGAATCAGGCAGATGTTCTTAACCCTAAAAAAACTATTTTACAAGAAGTGTCTGATGCATGCCCTTTGCAAAAAGAGTCTGAAATAAGAAAAATGTTAGGATCTTTTTTATTTAGTGGTGACGATGTGCATAAAAAAATTGATGTTTTAAGTGGTGGTGAAAAAAACCGCGTTGCCATGACCAAAATGCTCCTGAAGAATGCAAATTTTTTTATATTAGATGAACCAACAAATCACCTTGATTTATATATTAAAGACATTTTGTGTCAGGCGCTTTTGGCCTATCAGGGGACGATATTGTTTGTCTCGCACGATGCCCACTTTGTAAACAGGCTTGCGACGCGTATTGTTGAATTAACACCAACAGGAGCTCGTAGTTATTTGGGTACGTATGAAGAATTTTGCGCAGCCCAGCGTATGCAACTTTCTCAAGAACGCACATCTACAAGTACTACGCCATTAAAAAAGACATCGCCTTGTGGTGAATCAGCAGATAAAATTGCTATGCGAAAAAAAGTTGTTGATCTTGAACGTGCTATTAATAAATATGAGCACGATGAGCGGCGTATTCAAGATAAGCTTTCTGCGGCAACGTACGGAACGGAAGAATACAATAAAGCCGTCGCACGCCTTTTAGAAATTAAAAAATCACTCGAAATCGCTCAAACTGATTGGGAGTCCGCGCTCACTTTTATCCAGGCAGATTAA
- a CDS encoding TatD family hydrolase: MFIDTHCHINIIIKKDFDTYITSEDFQKSKKIIEEAEKKSVAKIINVATSLIESLNSIHLAVAYPQIYATVGIHPNDCTENWQQDFNEIKKLVQEKEKNKIHGIGECGLDFHYPDYTIQRQKDAFKAHIELALEHNLALVVHTRDAGEETLRSLEEFKNSPLRGVIHCFSETLLFAEYAINNNFLLGIGGTVTYPKNNTLREVVKAVDVNNIVLETDAPFLPPQSLRGKQNHPQNIPLIAEYIAQLCNTSLENVARTTTDNAIKLFNLPG, from the coding sequence ATGTTCATAGATACACACTGTCACATCAATATTATAATCAAAAAAGATTTTGATACGTACATTACATCGGAAGATTTTCAAAAATCAAAAAAAATTATAGAAGAAGCTGAAAAAAAATCGGTGGCAAAAATTATTAACGTTGCAACCAGTCTCATAGAAAGTTTAAACTCCATACACCTTGCAGTTGCCTACCCTCAAATATACGCAACTGTCGGCATCCACCCAAACGATTGCACCGAAAATTGGCAACAAGATTTTAATGAAATTAAAAAATTAGTACAAGAAAAAGAAAAAAATAAAATTCATGGTATAGGAGAATGCGGGCTCGATTTTCATTATCCAGATTATACTATTCAACGACAAAAAGATGCATTTAAGGCTCATATCGAATTGGCACTTGAACATAATCTTGCACTCGTTGTGCACACACGCGATGCAGGCGAAGAAACGTTGCGCAGTCTTGAAGAGTTTAAAAACTCTCCACTCAGAGGCGTCATACACTGTTTTTCAGAAACATTATTATTTGCAGAATATGCCATTAATAATAATTTTTTATTAGGTATCGGCGGAACAGTAACGTATCCCAAAAACAATACTCTACGTGAAGTTGTTAAAGCGGTAGACGTTAACAATATAGTACTAGAAACAGACGCGCCATTCTTACCACCGCAATCACTCCGTGGCAAACAAAATCACCCGCAAAATATCCCATTAATCGCAGAATATATAGCGCAGTTATGCAACACAAGCTTAGAAAACGTCGCGCGCACAACAACTGATAATGCAATCAAGCTCTTTAATCTGCCTGGATAA